One region of Sylvia atricapilla isolate bSylAtr1 chromosome Z, bSylAtr1.pri, whole genome shotgun sequence genomic DNA includes:
- the ITM2A gene encoding integral membrane protein 2A, giving the protein MVKIAFNSPFALKDEPKKEAAEALVADKDPEVATHRGENSSGRCLLTLLGLAFILAGVVVGGACIYKYFMPKHKVYRGEMCYFENEGRERAVEPYFLPIAEEADIREDDNIAIIDVPVPKFSDSDPAAIVHDFDRLLTAYLDLQLGNCYVIPLNTSIVMPPRNLMDLFAKLATGSYLPQTYLVREEMVVTEEIDNVSDLGIFIYQLCVGKETFRLQRRDQIMGVQKRAAENCHSIRHFENSFVVETKICQQ; this is encoded by the exons ATGGTGAAGATCGCCTTCAACTCGCCCTTCGCCCTCAAGGATGAGCCCAAAAAGGAGGCGGCCGAGGCGCTGGTGGCCGACAAG GACCCAGAAGTTGCCACACACAGGGGTGAAAACTCATCTGGAAGATGTCTCTTGACTCTGCTGGGCCTGGCCTTCATCTTGGCAGGGGTTGTTGTGGGTGGAGCCTGCATCTACAAGTACTTCATGCCAAAG CACAAGGTGTACCGTGGGGAGATGTGCTACTTTGAGAACGAGGGCCGGGAGCGCGCGGTGGAGCCGTACTTCCTGCCCATCGCCGAGGAGGCCGACATCCGCGAGGACGACAACATCGCCATCATCGACGTGCCCGTGCCCAAGTTCTCCGACAGCGACCCCGCCGCCATCGTGCACGACTTCGACAGG cttttgacAGCATATCTCGACCTGCAGCTGGGGAACTGCTACGTGATCCCACTGAACACTTCCATAGTCATGCCTCCAAGGAACCTGATGGATCTCTTTGCCAAGCTGGCG ACTGGCTCTTACCTGCCCCAGACGTACCTGGTGCGTGAGGAGATGGTGGTTACAGAGGAGATCGATAACGTGTCTGACCTGGGCATCTTCATCTACCAGCTCTGTGTGGGGAAAGAGACCTTCAGGCTTCAGCGCAGAGACCAAATCATGG GTGTGCAGAAACGGGCAGCGGAGAACTGTCACTCAATCAGACACTTTGAAAACTCTTTCGTGGTTGAGACAAAGATCTGTCAGCAGTGA